The region AGCGTTCCAGCCAGGAAATGCGATCGCTTATTCCGGTCCGCGCTTCAGCCCGATCAGGATAAACATCATTAGGATAAATATCAAACGAAGGCAAGCACAATTCTGATAAGCCATCTTGATCAGAAGAACAGGTTCTTTCCAGTTCCACAACATAAACAACCTGCACAGTGACACTTCTTTGAGTCGCCAGGCGGGTTTGGTGCGCAATCCACAACGTTAAATCCAACGCCGTTTGACTGTGCGTAGAACCGTTGTATCCCACTACAAGATTGATTTCCTCAGGAGAAGGCTGGGACATCGACGGGGCCTTTGGTTGAAGCACCATCTGCTTTGCTAGTTCAGGATAGTTCAGCGCGTGTTCAAGACGCGCCAGCATCGGTAATATTTCCACGGTATTTGCCTCTCACGAGTAGGGTGTACGAGAGGTGGGTCGGGTAGCAGACATGTCCAAGGCTTAAGTGCCCCTTAACTATCTCTACCAGGAGACTCCAATGACCGCTGCTGTAAAGCCTCAGCCACGGGCACTCCTTCCACTGCCGACGGAGTTAGCTGACGGGCTAAGACTGGAAGGTGTCTTTTTCAGACTCTCTCTGAAATTCGCCCCAAATGAACTGGTTCCTCCGCTTCTAGCTAGATCTGCGAAATCAGGCATTCCTAGCAAGGAATTAGGCTAACCCACAACGTCAATAGCAGAGCTATTAACAAGATTGACACTAAGTGTGCAAACCGACATCTAAAGAAGCTCCGACCCGGTTTGCAGAACTGCCCTTTGAGACACAGTTGGTCGAAGAATCCAATTTTTCAAGAACGGGGACTCCTTTGTCACTATAACCCACGATTTTTTGAACGACTATCTTTCCAGATGGAGGTTGCAAAAGCGTCAGGAGTTACGCAGTTGAGAAAAAAGGGGAGGTGCGGTAGAACCAAGAAATGAATCCANNNNNNNNNNNNNNNNNNNNNNNNNNNNNNNNNNNNNNNNNNNNNNNNNNNNNNNNNNNNNNNNNNNNNNNNNNNNNNNNNNNNNNNNNNNNNNNNNNNNTTCGCTCCTTTTTAGCGGCTCCTCGTTTCATCCTCAATCCAACTGCGTAATCCCTGAGCGTAACGGTTTGAGATATGCGTTTAAGATTAAAAAGCGAGAGCTTTGGCAACATCGTGCCTCGTAGATGTGCTTAGGACGAAGAGAATTGGGTGTGATTTCCCCTACGGAATCTGGGCTTGACCTGAATCAACTATTCCCGTTTCAGCTAGACGAGTTTCAAAAACGGGCGATCGCGGCGCTAGAAGCTGGTCGGTCTGTTGTGGTTTGTGCACCAACGGGTTCTGGGAAAACACTAATTGGGGAATATGCTATCTATCGAGCGCTGGCACGCGATCGCCGAGTTTTCTACACTACCCCACTCAAAGCACTCTCCAATCAGAAACTACGGGACTTTCGCGAGATTTTTGGAACCGATCAGGTTGGGCTATTAACAGGCGATGTCTCAATTAATCGGGATGCACCCATCCTGGTGATGACCACCGAGATCTTTCGAAACATGCTCTATGGCACGCCCAT is a window of Leptolyngbyaceae cyanobacterium JSC-12 DNA encoding:
- a CDS encoding hypothetical protein (IMG reference gene:2510097969), with protein sequence MLARLEHALNYPELAKQMVLQPKAPSMSQPSPEEINLVVGYNGSTHSQTALDLTLWIAHQTRLATQRSVTVQVVYVVELERTCSSDQDGLSELCLPSFDIYPNDVYPDRAEARTGISDRISWLERSVHSEFGQTGIIAIADRSLKTDSILRQSSDRQIQQFEKADQILWQARHLADEWRGSLETHLRFGSVAEELRIVSQQVSTTALLLGCSSTKHPTVRALGKNLPFPVLGIPAKLPL
- a CDS encoding hypothetical protein (IMG reference gene:2510097970) translates to MTAAVKPQPRALLPLPTELADGLRLEGVFFRLSLKFAPNELVPPLLARSAKSGIPSKELG